Genomic window (Oryza sativa Japonica Group chromosome 3, ASM3414082v1):
aaattataaattccgcctataaactgcTAGACGAatcaagcctaattaatccgtcattagcaaatgtttactgtagcaccacattatcaaatcatggcgtaattaggctgaaaagattcgtctcgcaatttacatgcaagctgtgcaattggtttttttttgtccacatttaatgctacgtgcatgtgttcaaacatttgatgtgacggaatttttggaagtttgaagggaactaaacacagcgtaTGATTTATGCTTGTATACTAATGATTGACAAGGATGGTGAAGCAGCTATTGACAAGACATGGAGACTTCTAAGAAGTAATTACGTAGGGATCGTGCTTGATTGCTTCAAAACCTTCATTTCTAATCTTAATAGTGATATACAATTATTTTGCATATTTTTCCAAAAAAGGGCACTTTGAAGCACCAACATCTAAACAGTTATATGGGGGAATAAAGGATAGTCATGAAGCAAATGCAGCCTAGCAGCAACCAGCACACTTCATCATAGTAGAAGCCACATGATATTCCGACTTATTAATACAGTGAAACTTAGTAAATTAACACAAGAAGACACTTACTCCTTCTGAAAGCGAAGTTAAGATGTACCCTGGGGCAACACAGTTGGTTCTTATGTTGTCTTTTGCCCATTCACATGCTAAGTTCTTGGTTAATTGATTCATGGCACCTACACAAATCTTGTAGACAGAACAAAGTCATGATCATATATGCTGGTAAATAAAATGGACATTCATAGTGAGCTATAACTATTACCTTTAGTCATAGCATAGATAGTTCCACTAAATAGGGCTACAATTCCAGCAACTGATGATATGAAAACAATGCTACCCGACCCAGATGCTTTTAAAAGAGGATGCCCAAGTTGACACAAATGATATGCAGATTCAAGATTTGTAGCCATCAAAAATGAGTATTCGTCTGCAGAATACTCAGTAGTAGGTTTCCTTATGTTTGTCCCCACATTGTTTACCTAGAAGAGCAAATGAAGAACGGCAACATAAATCATCAAGTGACAAACTAAAGCAGGCGCAATAAACATGTAAATTAACAAAGCAAAGGTATTGCAGCAAGAAAATATACATGGAGAGTGCTCACAAGTCAGAACTCAATCTTGGGTCAAATTGCAAATTGATGTATGATAAATACTACGGGCATCAAATATTCAAATCCATTAGCTCCAGGCAGTTCTAGGTTAGCACCAAACATTATTGGGCACTGGGCAGTAGTGGGCTTGGGTTGGTGAGGTCTAAAAGGCAATTTTTCACCATGTCTTATGAGTAGTGCTGCTATCAGGAATTTCCATTCAATCTTGTGCTCACATTTTTCTTCTATTGAATTGAACCATGCTATATGCCTGTGCAGCGTGAAAATAAGACATTCAATTGGGACTTCATTTCTGAACATAAAGCTATTTATAAATCCCTCTCTTTCTGCAGCAACGGAGGTGCTTGCTTGGGGAAGTGGTTCAGTCAAAGCCTCGAAATGTCGATTACAAGTAGGTAATCTTAGATATTCAAACTGCAAGCAGCAAATGTATAATAATGAATGCGCCGATCCAAGCACAGTCGAAGCTGCCACTGAAGGGGAGATATGCATCACCACCATGACCACTAAAATGTTTCAGCTGACAAAACGGGAAATGGCAAATGTTTATCCTGAACATTCATTTCTTTGAGATATACCAATACTGCGTTCAACTGAATGGGGATTGGGGAGGGATTAGTCCAACTTCGAACTCACGAGGATGTCGAGCTTGCCGCCGAAGCGGTCAGCGACGTCGCCGATGAGGCGCTCCCGCTGGTCCCGCGCGGAGAGGTCGCAGACGGAGATGGTGACGCGGAACCCCCTGGCCTCCCACTCCTTGAGGCGCTCCCCTAGCTCCGCCTCATTGCGGGAGCAGGTATGCACGGCCGCCCCCAGCGCCGCcagctcctccaccaccgcacgCCTGCGCCGCCACCAAAACGAACCGCCTCGCGTCAACCGTCGAGGGAATCTTGCAGTCTCAGTGTGTCACTAGGGAATCATGCAACCGTCGGGGTCGGGGAGAGAGAATATACCCAATCCCGCGGGTGCCTCCGGTGACCAGAGCCATCTTGCCATGGAGAGACCAcctccccggcgccgccaccgtgccCGAGGTCTCCGCCGCGGCCATCTCCCCGGTTACGGCTGTCTCGCCGGTCGGTCCGGCCGGCCCTGCTTCCGCTTATCCGTTCACCACAACTAGGGGAAAGGGTGGGAGCAGGGTTGCTTTGAGATTGGTGACGGTGCCAGCTGGCAAGATCATAAGCTATGAGTAAAAAGTTCGCTTTTTAATATGAATATTTCTATGTTTATAACTTTTCTATACCAaaatattatatgtatagaGTTTCTATACTTTATATTTCTATGTATGAAATATTGTATTGAATGTTTATTTATACATGCAAAGTttatttttgcaaaatttatatgtgcataaagtttacgtgtgtaaatttttttagaaagttTTTGAGTATAAAGTTTGACAATTTAAGTAGAGAATAGTATTAACAGAaagttttatttaaattagCCAAAATTTGTGAATATAAAGCCATTAACATGTTAAAAAATCATTCCTAAAGGTGCTAAATATGCATAAGGTGCGAAACAGGAATgctaatcatttttttttttaaaaaagacactCCTAGCTAATAACTTTAAAACAATACGCTAATTACAACAACCAtcgtgtgaaaaaaaaacactaatcaTGATAACTGACACAATAGTTGCGCATTCTTTGCGAGTGGACGATCACACGAATGTTTATGAATAAGACCCACCTggctgttgggatacgcgtaggctacgatagcataaatcaaaattttctatcgcgtaaccaggaaccatgcaaatattagatcatagatcgttaccactcgacgcgctgcgcagcggaagaaaacgctaagaagtcgaaggaactctcgcgaagtagcgcgcgtcgatgtagaagAAGTAGTCGATTGCatcggctcgaccttctcctcctcgtgcgttctcctcgccgtacttccatgccgatcagcaccgcataCCAGCAGCGCCTCTACctgtatccacacgtacagggacggaacgccacgtgCAGATGtactagcacccgcgcgcggctagggttttgctcggggagggaaatgacgactagggtttctcacgtgatgcaatatctccgccggtcacacccctcacgaatatataggatccatcactcgggacTCCAAGGcacgtaggactcctattcggatccctatccgaattaagcttatattggatctccatccaatccccttatttcggcccattaagcgtgcgaccctgtaggttcatgtatacTCGGTTCTAACCCAAAACTCCTTTTCAGTCCACACGTCAatagcggcccctagcagaacgtattgacccaccagGCATatataaagatcatatcggctgaacctctagtgtatacttgtatgaacccctttgcatcacgatatcgattaagctcaaggctagatatgtgccatcctctaatagcttaATCATCCACTCGAACCTGttaatagattatataacttgtgattgactcctcaatcacctttggcatggccatgcacttccataatctacaacatcgaggggctcagagatatctctccataggaggggcaaatcccatcttgattattcatatctcaCTACacgtttcatagcatacccgaaaactacttttataactacccaattacggagtagcgtttagcagtccctaagtaagctactacacatgttgagaactATGATAATCTCAgatctaaggattcaacaccaacactaaatgagatcactgatgacacaacacatatggctcttgcagtgtctcatgttgggtctatccaacaacatgttcaccaacatgtgtccacattattaatttggtatctctataccatgatcatcaattaatacatgtgctgattatctaaacatatttgtttcacatatgatatttgatcagggattatttagaaatagcaacacataacataagtctcatgaaagaatcacatattcattaaccaataatgagtttatctatttcaaaaaacaaagtcgaataaatatgtaaatatagCGTGTGATACAATCTCTCTATGATTACCtttagggcatatcactaacactcGCATCCACGGCATCCCTGACCTTCTGTGCAagttcctcctctccctcgatCTCCTTCCCTACCATACACTGTTTGCAATATACACATCCTTTTTTACCGAGAGCAAAGTCCTGTCACCACGCGGGGTGTTACCGCTAAACTTGTTAAGGCAGTAGCAATACAACTCCTCATTTGCTGGACCTCACTAGCCAACTAGGCCCAAGTTCTTAGAAGGACACAAGTGTCACAGTGATATATGATAAGCATGATTTGAGAACCGGGGGTTAGGCAACTAGTTACAAGGACATGACCTccacttttttttgttagataatGGATACGAATCCGGCCTCTACATGACCTCTACTTAATGGCCGAATGCCTCTATGCATGCTGTAAAACCTTGTTTCGCGAGAAAGGGTGTCCCATTTTTGCTCTGCATTCCTCACTAGGCATGGAATCTACGCCCAGGCCGAACACCACACACGTACCGTAAAAAGCCCTTAGTGTCTTTTTGCGGCATGCATCAGAAGCGCTCAGAGGTAGAACCGCTACTAATATACAACATATATTTCATATATCCTAAAATAGATATCTATCCTAATATATAACTTTCGAGGAGTGTTTTGGGGGTTAATGATAGGATAAAAGGTCTAAAATATCCTTTATTAATACATGATGAAGTGATGAAAATTAACAATAATATTGGTGTGGTGCGGGTCTCAAGGATTGGTGGGGTGATAGGTCCCACCAAGGATAGTATGGGAAGTAAAAGGGTAAAAATCACCTTTTAAATATTCTAGATAGTTATATTTTAGACAAAAATAAAACCTATATGTAATATTTTGAGATCAAGAAGTAAAGATCATTAGCATCAATAGTGAGCCGATAAAGGGTTTATTCAACTAGGGCTGCTAGCATTAGTAGCGACCCAAAATAGGGTATTCTGGAAAAAAATACCAGGGTCTCTATAAAACAATTGCTTgagagtttatttttttcctagcggtacaataacaataatatttttttcgacATGATCACTCAACGCCGCCTTCGATCCTGACaattccttctctcttcttttgctAAAGTCGATTCGACCAAAGAAGACATTTGTGCCACAATTCCGTTAAGATAAGATGAGGATATAGAGAtatcgatttttcttttttcttaatctATATACTTctttcgtttcacaatgtaagtcattttagtatttctcACGTTCATATTGAGGCTAATGaatcgtttcacaatgtaagtcattttagcatttctcacGTTCATATTGaggctaatgaatctagacatctaatgaatctagacatcaatatgaatgtgaaaaatgctaaaatgacttaaattgtgaaacggaggaagtataatgTAACGAGTTTTAGTTGGAACGAATCAAACTCACTACGATGATGGGCTGGCATGTATGATTTGACACGACTCCGTTGGCGAGACAGACTTGCACGAGACCTACTTCGCCGCAGATCCGGAGCGAGCTGGCATGGGCGGAGAGCGAAATAGGCTGGTGCTGGCATGAGAAAAATTAGGACGAGTGAAACTAATGCTTTTACGGATGACgatggacgaaaaaaaaactacagaagccttacatattttttttaattagatatAGATAAATATCGACAAGGCTTGGAGAAGCTAGAGGGATACTTCCTTCGTCTCACTTTAAGCGCAACCATAAATTTTGATCTATcgtcttatataaaaaattttgaaaaaaaattaaaaacataagtgaCGCATAAAGTACTATCCACGTTTTATCATTAATAACAATAAAAGTAGTAATCATACAAGtatttaaaataagacggaaAATTAAAGTTGGATACACGAAAATTCATGGTTACGCTTAAAACGGGACGGGGGGATTATTGCTCTGCGAGAACCATCATGCTTACGCTCGACTTGTACCGGTTGCCTGACAAAAACCAGTAGATAGCGTTGGAAAAAGAAACCGGACAATTTCTTCAAACGCACAAGAAATATATATTCATGGTGATGTCAGTTTACACAATATTCGCTCTGCTTGCAAAGCCCAAGAACAACATATATGGCCGTTTCTGGACAGCAGGAACATACCGTCTTCTTGATAGTCCATTAATCTTAACTTGGATAGAGTCCATTAATGGTCATACCTCCATCAACCGAGATCGTCTGGCCAGTAATGTAACTGGAACCAGGCATGCAAAGAAAAGCAACCAGCGATGATACTTCTTCAGGTTCTCCAACACGCCTAAGTGGAGTTCGGCTCACCACAGCACCTTCAAAGTCCTTATTTGCCAAAAGCTGCATAAAACAATAAGAGGGCAAGAGTTCAGGGACCAGACATTCCATTTTCTAGCACCCCGCAAACAAAGGATAAATAGATAAGCTGGAGTAAAAGAAGAGTTCAGCGTGCAGTACTCAGGACACTTACACCTGTAGCTGTGCTACAACCTTTTTATATCGTGGAATATATTAACAGTATAAGAGGCAAATTTGGGACTAAGGAATAAGAGAAGTAGGGTGTGCGCTGTCACATTTTGAGGTAATCATGGGCATAGAGTAAAAAATGCACAATCATATTTATGATGTGCTTCTATGCTATCCAATTACAAAtgaacatgaatgaaaaaaacttGATCAGCAGGTTAAGAAGGCtataattaattttaaatcagcCTCAAGATGAAACTGAAGTCAAACAGAAAAGAaaggtggaaaaaaaaacaagtgaggCTGAGCTAGTTTCGGTTGGACATTTTTCCAACCCAAAGCTTGTGAAATCTGGTGACACTTTGTATagacaaattggtaaaataaatatagctTAGTCAGGTTCAGAAACAAGAAGATGGCAACCTTGATGCAAGTACAGTTGTATGTAGCCTGAATACCGTATCCTGACAATTAGTTGAATACTTGACTACATGTTCTGACTTAAAATGACAAGTATCCAAACATGATAAATCAGGATGGTTGATAAGCAAAAGCTTTACTCCTTCGGTAAGTGAAGTCCTGATATACCACGGGGCAATAGAGTTGGATCGTATGTTGTCTCTCGCCCATTCGCATGCTAGGTTCTTGGTTAATTGGTTGATTGCACCTAAACAATACCAATAACTGTTTAGAAAAGCTCAAGAAATTGAATGCACATTCACTGGTGAGCTAAAACAGTTACCTTTTGTCATAGCATAGAGAGAACCACTAAATACAGCTACCAATCCACAGACTGATGATATGAAAACAATGCTCCCTGACCCAGATGCTTTCAGAAGAGGATGCGAAAGTTGGCACAGATGATACGCAGATTCAAGATTAGTCGCCATCATAAAAGAGTATTCCTCGGCAGAAAATTCAGTGGTTGGCTTCCTTATGTTTGTCCCCACATTGTTTACCTAGACGACCAAATGAATTCAGGATAAATCAAAAGGAACGTTCAGATATTGAATGATCAGATAGCGTAATCaaatcaaaattataaaaaggaAAGGCACAATAAAACACATCTATGAGAAGATGTACATGGCATGcaaatcaagcaaacaaaacctGCACGATCAGTCTGTAAAATCCCATACCAATCAAAGATGTTAATTCAACTATGTGGAGCGTTAGTACCATATAAAACTGAAAATTTGCATTTCTACTCGGTAACCCTTGTTGCTGACATTGCATTTTAGAAGCGTAATAACACAATTTTTCGGCCATTCGAACATGTGTTCTATCTCCAACAGGCCAGTTTGTTGGGCTCTAAATACAACCAAGTTACAACCATCATATATTGTGTGTGCACATTTGAGATCGGATTGCGAGAAAACAGCTCTTATGAAGATCACATTGCGCAACCAAGCAGGTCAAAATCTTTCTAtacttccccgcaaaaaaaaaaaaatctttctaaACTTCTGAAGGGCTCTTTTATCTTCAGCTCTATTTGCCCTTTGAGTTATCTATACCAGCATTCTTTGTTTGGATGGGGAATAGTACGAGGGGTTTTAGGGACGAACTTTGAGGCGAACATGCAACTCAATTGCAATATAGAAACGATAAAAGGGGTAATAAAGGAGAGACGAGAGAAGGGGAGTGACTTAGTCGTCTCACGAGGATATCGAGCTTGCCGCCGAAGAGGTCAGCGACTTGGCGGAGGAGGCGCTCACGCTGGTCCCGAACCGAGAGATCGCAGACGGAGGTGGTGACGCGGAATCCCCGGGCCTCCCACTCCTTGAGGCGCTcgctcagctcctcctccttccgGGAGCATGTGTGCACGGTGGCCCCCAGCGCCGCcagctcctccaccaccgcacgCCTGCCCATCACACGGATGGCACACAGCCTCAACCATCGGGGAATCTCGCACGCTCGCGGTGTTGCTactgaagagagagagagagagagagagagagaagagttaGCGGAGAGTACCCGATTCCGCGGGTGCCGCCGGTGACGAGCGCCGTCTTCCCTTGAAGAGACCATCTTCTCGGCGCCCCCACCTTCGCCGAGGTCTCCGCAGCCGCGGCCATCTCCGAACCTCCCGCCGGTCGGTTTGGTCCCTTTCGCTTTATCTTCTGTTTCGCAACACAGCAGACGACGATGTACGACGCAAAAGCGGAACAGCACACGTTGGGGGGATTCTAATGGGGATCGATCGCCAGGAGATGGGGGTAGCGAttgatcccctccccctccctccacctggttttttTTCGTCACcatattacttttctattttagtaaatttatgcacctaaagtttatacacctcaagtttacacatataaaatttagagacccaaagtttataagtcaaaagtttatatatccgattcaaatttgaatttgaattcaaatttgaatttgaattcaaattttttcatatatagtatttctatacatataaagtttatacacctaaagtttatagacccaaagtttataagtcaaaagtttacatacccgtttcaaatttgaatttgaattatatctgattcaaatttgaatttgaattcaaatattttctatatatatagtatttttatgcatctaaagtttatacacataaagtttatacacttaaagtttataaggcaaaagtttacatacccgatttaaatttgaatttgaattcaaatattttctatatatagtatttctatacatctaaagtttatacacctaaagtttatagtcccaaagtttataagccaaaagtttacatacccgattcaaatttgaatttgaattcaaattttttatatatagtatttctatacataaatttttctaactttatgttttttttaaaaaaaattgtgtggtgtactgtagtagggGAGGAGTGTATGGAGTAGTATAGGAGAGAGAGCGGGCGGGTGATCACTGGGCGGGCGGGGGaacgatcacccgcccattagcattTCCGACACGTTGGACCCTTTTCTCCGTTTGTCCTTTTTTTAAGGCTCTGTTTGGATGGGGGCTAAAATTTCTAAGAGTTCCTAtcgcatcgaatgtttggacgcTGATtgaaagtattaaacataggctaattacaaaatccattccataaccttggactaattcacaagacgaatctattgagactaattaatccatgattagcctaaatgatgctacagtaaacatttactaattatGGGTTAATTATGCTTGAAAATactttatgcaattagttttactATTAGTTTATATTTATGtcacgaattagctctcatttatacaattagttttactattagtttatatttaatactctaaattagtgtcaaaaatccgatgtgacatggactaAAGTTTAGGCCCCGGATCAAAACACCACCAGAGGGTGGGGGTAAATTACACGCTGATACAACTCGGGTgattttgaaaaatattattactATACGTCTATTTGAGACATGTCATTACAATTTCACAAAAATTAGATATATTTCATTACTCACCTATTTAatgtatttattaaaaaattggaTCATGTTATCACTCCtgtttccttctctctcctctcttacaTATGATTCAGATGAAGCCACGTCTGCCGACGACAGAGTTAGTGGCGGCGTGGTCAGCTAGCGAGGGCGAGTCCTTAGTGTTTGACGGGAACCAGAGCTTCTTGCGCCTATCATGCTACTAGTGGACGGGTTGTGCGATGTGCTGGCCATCATGTGCCGGAACCTCGCCACCCGCGTGCCACTGGAGGTCGCCAGGCCGACGGGCTCGATAGAGATTGGACACAGCGGCGTAGCCAGCTAGGTGGCACTGTAGTCTATGGACCACCTAAAAATTTGATCGAGATTAAAATTATAGTATATGTACGagttaatataataaaaattatatagtaGACCACCCATTTAattaatctactccctccgtcccaaaatataagcatttttagttatgaatctggataattgtgtgtccagattcatagctaaaagttgttacattttaggacggaggtagtattacatATAGATGGATCACCTTTACAATTCTAGCTACGCCACTAATTGGACAGTTGGAAATATAGATTagagggagaaggaagaagggaggaggggtattttggtctaaattttttaataaatacatTGAAGAGATAAGTAGTGACATATTTTCAATTTGTCAAATCATAATGATATGTATTCAAATAGAGTAATAGTAATgatattttcaaaatggaaGAAATTGTAATAGCCTGCACGATGCATCCAATTAAACTTTTTTTCAAGGGCATTCCGTTTGTCTATGGCGCATACGAACGACACAACACTATGCAGTAGGCCCCCTATCCACGCAGTATTTCGTTTTGTTGCTCGCAACAaacgtttttttttaatttagtaCAGTAGCATGCGGTGCATACCCAAGTGCAAACCAATCAAGTTCACAAGCATCTATTTGCGATCTCCTGTTTGTTTGGGATAGTTGAGTTTTACTGACGTTCGAGCCTCACCTCTGACCTCTCCAAACACAGTTCTTCGATCCCCATACGGCCATACGGTTTGCCTATTCGGTCTAGTCCTGAGTTGGATACAGTCCGTTTATGGTCATGCCGCCGTCGACCGAGATCGTCTGGCCGGTGATGTAGGAAGCGCCGGGCATGCACAGGAACGCGACCAGCGATGACACCTCTTCTGGTTCTCCCACGCGCTTCAGCGCTGTTCGACGCACGACGCTGTCAGCGAAGTCCTTCCTTGCCAATTCCTGCAGAGCCAAAACAAGCGAAACAAAACTATTCAGAACAAGCTGGCCACATAGTTTTCGACTATGGTTTTGATGTAGAAGTACAAATTAAGGAGAGCAGACAAGAATGCATGAATCTCTATACCGAATGATAACACTGGATCCAGAAGTCAATTTTGATGCATTAACGGTGCAACCAAATATCTACCTTACAGTAAATTCAGATGAGCAACGGAAGCAAATGCTACCTATGAAGCTATGACTAATCAAAGCAAAAGAGGCAGTGCCTTACATCTTCCACAAGTGAAGTCTTCATGTACCATGGTGCAACAGAATTGGTTCTTATATTGTCTTTCGCCCACTCACATGCCAGGTTCTTGGCCAGCTGGTTCATGGCACCTAAACAACACCCGAAGATATCTCGCAAGAATCATCAACGATGCATATCGGCTTTTTCACCTATGCcatccatgaaaaaaaatgcatgtacTGCGGTAATATATATTGTACCTTTTGTCATCGCATAGACAGAGCCAGAACTTACAGCCACCACTCCAGAGACTGACGATATGAAGACAACGCTTCCTGACCCAGATGATTTGAGAAGAGGATGAGCAAGTTGGCACAGATGATACGCAGATTCAAGATTGGTGGCCATTATGAACGAGTAATCATCTGCAGAGTATTCAGTGGTTTGTTTTGAAAAGTTTGTTCCCACGTTGTTCACCTGCATACCAAAATGCGAAAACATGAAAGAAATCAACTGCAGGTCTACAACAGTAGAGCTGAGGGTTGTCAAAGTAACACATTTCTCAAAGTAACTCAAATGTTCGATGAATTTCAGTGCTAAAGTGGCACCTAGCCTTGATGTTATATATGCAAACTCTCCGCTAAACATGAACTCTGACTTACCAACTAAGCATCATGACTAGCAGGCAGCAAAGTGGTTCAGCCATGGTCACATCTATGATTTATGCATTACTAACCATGTAGATGAAAATCGAGAGAGTCATGCTTGATCGAAATTGGGTTCAGTGACGAGAAAGGCTGGGACCTAGATGGGGAAGCAAGGAGTTAaattgaggagagataaagagaaACTAAGCGAAGTGCTTTACGAGGATGTCGAGCTTGCCACCGTAGAGGCCGGCGACCTCGCGGAGCATGCGTTCCCGCTGCTCCCGCACGGAGACGTCGCAGACTGAGCCGGTGACGCGGAAGCCCTTGCCCTCCCACTCCCTGAGGCGCTCGCCCAGCTCGGCCTCCTTCCTGGAGCAGGTGTGCACGGCCGCCCCCAGCGCCGCCAGCTCGTCCACCACCGCATGCCTGCGCATGAATTCCCCGCGTTGATCGTGGAAGAGCAGCAAAGGCTCTGCGGTGGAGGTCTCACTCCTCACTGGGTAGCGATAGGGGAGAACCAGAGAAGGGTGTTGGGGTGAGTACCCGATGCCGCGGGTGCCGCCGGTGACGAGGGCCGTCTTGCCGCGGAGGGTCCA
Coding sequences:
- the LOC4332377 gene encoding tropinone reductase homolog At5g06060 isoform X2, with protein sequence MAEAVASGAAGRWTLRGKTALVTGGTRGIGHAVVDELAALGAAVHTCSRKEAELGERLREWEGKGFRVTGSVCDVSVREQRERMLREVAGLYGGKLDILVNNVGTNFSKQTTEYSADDYSFIMATNLESAYHLCQLAHPLLKSSGSGSVVFISSVSGVVAVSSGSVYAMTKGAMNQLAKNLACEWAKDNIRTNSVAPWYMKTSLVEDELARKDFADSVVRRTALKRVGEPEEVSSLVAFLCMPGASYITGQTISVDGGMTINGLYPTQD
- the LOC4332376 gene encoding tropinone reductase homolog At5g06060 isoform X2: MAAAAETSAKVGAPRRWSLQGKTALVTGGTRGIGRAVVEELAALGATVHTCSRKEEELSERLKEWEARGFRVTTSVCDLSVRDQRERLLRQVADLFGGKLDILVNNVGTNIRKPTTEFSAEEYSFMMATNLESAYHLCQLSHPLLKASGSGSIVFISSVCGLVAVFSGSLYAMTKGAINQLTKNLACEWARDNIRSNSIAPWYIRTSLTEGVKLLLINHPDLSCLDTCHFKSEHVVKYSTNCQDTVFRLHTTVLASSFWQIRTLKVLW
- the LOC4332376 gene encoding tropinone reductase homolog At5g06060 isoform X3 produces the protein MAAAAETSAKVGAPRRWSLQGKTALVTGGTRGIGRAVVEELAALGATVHTCSRKEEELSERLKEWEARGFRVTTSVCDLSVRDQRERLLRQVADLFGGKLDILVNNVGTNIRKPTTEFSAEEYSFMMATNLESAYHLCQLSHPLLKASGSGSIVFISSVCGLVAVFSGSLYAMTKGAINQLTKNLACEWARDNIRSNSIAPCFWQIRTLKVLW
- the LOC4332376 gene encoding tropinone reductase homolog At5g06060 isoform X1 produces the protein MAAAAETSAKVGAPRRWSLQGKTALVTGGTRGIGRAVVEELAALGATVHTCSRKEEELSERLKEWEARGFRVTTSVCDLSVRDQRERLLRQVADLFGGKLDILVNNVGTNIRKPTTEFSAEEYSFMMATNLESAYHLCQLSHPLLKASGSGSIVFISSVCGLVAVFSGSLYAMTKGAINQLTKNLACEWARDNIRSNSIAPWYIRTSLTEGLLANKDFEGAVVSRTPLRRVGEPEEVSSLVAFLCMPGSSYITGQTISVDGGNRYKSSVSMMVLAEQ
- the LOC4332377 gene encoding tropinone reductase homolog At5g06060 isoform X1, which gives rise to MAEAVASGAAGRWTLRGKTALVTGGTRGIGYSPQHPSLVLPYRYPVRSETSTAEPLLLFHDQRGEFMRRHAVVDELAALGAAVHTCSRKEAELGERLREWEGKGFRVTGSVCDVSVREQRERMLREVAGLYGGKLDILVNNVGTNFSKQTTEYSADDYSFIMATNLESAYHLCQLAHPLLKSSGSGSVVFISSVSGVVAVSSGSVYAMTKGAMNQLAKNLACEWAKDNIRTNSVAPWYMKTSLVEDELARKDFADSVVRRTALKRVGEPEEVSSLVAFLCMPGASYITGQTISVDGGMTINGLYPTQD
- the LOC4332375 gene encoding tropinone reductase homolog At5g06060, which gives rise to MAAAETSGTVAAPGRWSLHGKMALVTGGTRGIGRAVVEELAALGAAVHTCSRNEAELGERLKEWEARGFRVTISVCDLSARDQRERLIGDVADRFGGKLDILVNNVGTNIRKPTTEYSADEYSFLMATNLESAYHLCQLGHPLLKASGSGSIVFISSVAGIVALFSGTIYAMTKGAMNQLTKNLACEWAKDNIRTNCVAPGYILTSLSEGILANKEFEGSVKSRTPLRRVGEPAEISSLVAFLCMPGSTYITGQTIAVDGGMTVNGLYPS